One Rhizoctonia solani chromosome 3, complete sequence genomic region harbors:
- a CDS encoding tRNA (guanine-N(7))-methyltransferase, producing MARKRKAGEIEASQAPVASTSLLPQKRHYRQRAHANPFSDHYLVYPASPEEMDWSPHYPNRPNHRVEFADIGCGFGGLLIALAPMYPETLMLGSSPYSIFALTLIGDSHYVTDRIAALRQQSIEAQVRFDAQENKSEANKPAELADGGYQNVSVVRANAMKFLPNFFVKDQLSKIFFLFPDPHFKARKHKARIISPTLLAEYAYVLRPGGIVYTVTDVEELHLWMVAHLETFPAFERIPDEEATKDPVTPHILNATEEGKKVERNNGRKWIALFRRKNRPIREDS from the exons ATGGCCAGGAAACGCAAGGCTGGAGAAATCGAGGCTTCACAGGCACCCGTAGCCTCGACGTCTTTATTGCCTCAGAAACGACATTACAGACAACGGGCCCATGCAAATCCATTTTCGGACCATTACTTAGTATA TCCTGCGTCCCCGGAGGAAATGGACTGGTCTCCTCATTACCCGAACCGTCCAAATCACCGTGTGGAATTCGCAGATATAGGATGTGGATTTGGAGGATTGCTCATAGCGCTCGCCCCAATGTATCCGGAGACTCTTATGCTTGGTTCGTCTCCATATTCCATATTTGCTCTCACTCTCATTGGTGACTCCCAC TATGTAACAGACCGTATTGCAGCACTACGCCAACAATCTATCGAGGCTCAAGTCCGATTCGATGCCCAGGAGAACAAGTCCGAGGCCAATAAACCTGCTGAATTGGCCGATGGGGGGTATCAGAACGTTAGCGTCGTCCGAGCGAATGCCATGAAATTCTTGCCAAACTTTTTCGTCAAGGATCAG CTCAGTAAAATTTTCTTCCTATTCCCAGACCCGCACTTCAAAGCACGAAAACACAAAGCAAGGATCATTTC GCCGACGCTTCTTGCAGAATATGCATACGTTCTTCGCCCAGGTGGAATTGTATACACCGTGACAGATGTGGAAGAATTACATCTCTGGATGGTCGCTCATCTTGAGACTTTCCCCGCGTTTGAGAGAATTCCGGACGAGGAGGCTACAAAGGACCCGGTTACTCCGCAC ATATTAAATGCGACTGAGGAAGGCAAGAAAGTCGAGCGCAACAATGGTCGGAAATGGATAGCTCTATTCCGACGGAAAAACCGACCAATAAGGGAGGATAGTTAG
- a CDS encoding citrate synthase produces the protein MAAVLRTAMRAQARQVNAFSFAARTYATSKPQTLKERFAELIPGEIENVKSIRAQHGNKAFGQVIVDQVYGGMRGLPALLWDGSVLDAEEGIRFRGKTIPECQQLLPKAAGGSEPLPEGLFWLLLTGEVPTNEQVKALSAEWAARAGLPKFVEDLIDRCPNTLHPMTQFSIAVNALNHDSAFAKAYQDGISKKEYWGPVFEDAMDLIAKLPNIAGRIYRNVYGDGKVPAIDLNKDYSHNLSTLLGFGDDQGFVELMRLYLTIHSDHEGGNVSAHTGKLVGSALSDPFLAYGAALNGLAGPLHGLANQEVLIWLMRMRSKVGEDASDEQIKEYIWSTLKGGQVVPGYGHAVLRKTDPRYTAQREFAQKHLPNDPLFKLVGQVYDIAPGILLEAGKAKNPWPNVDAHSGVLLTHYGLKEMNFYTVLFGVSRAFGVAAQLIWDRALGAPLERPKSYSSEAIKKMFANRS, from the exons ATGGCCGCTGTTCTCCGTACCGCTATGAGAGCCCAG GCTCGCCAGGTCAATGCGTTCTCCTTTGCTGCGAGAACGTATGCTACCTCTAAGCCACAGACGCTCAAGGAACGCTTTGCTGAGCTTATCCCTGGCGAGATTGAGAAC GTCAAATCCATCCGTGCTCAACACGGAAACAAGGCGTTCGGACAGGTCATTGTTGACCAGGTCTATGG CGGTATGCGTGGTCTCCCTGCACTCCTTTGGGATG GCTCCGTTCTCGACGCTGAAGAGGGTATCCGATTCCGCGGCAAGACCATTCCAGAGTGCCAACAGCTCCTCCCCAAAGCTGCTGGCGGCTCCGAGCCCCTCCCCGAAGGCCTCTTCTGGCTGCTTCTCACCGGTGAAGTCCCAACCAACGAGCAAGTCAAAGCCCTCTCGGCCGAATGGGCAGCCCGCGCAGGTCTCCCCAAATTTGTCGAGGACCTTATCGACAGGTGCCCCAACACTCTTCACCCCATGACGCAGTTCTCTATCGCTGTAAACGCC TTGAACCATGATTCGGCGTTCGCCAAGGCTTACCAGGACGGCATCTCCAAGAAGGAGTACTGGGGACCGGTCTTCGAAGATGCGATGGATTT GATTGCCAAACTCCCCAACATTGCTGGTCGTATTTACCGTAATGTATACGGAGACGGAAAGGTTCCTGCGATCGACCTCAACAAGGATTACTCGCACAACTTGTCCACCCTTCTTGGATTTGGTGACGACCAAGGCTTTGTTGAGCTCATGCGTTTATACTTGACGATTCACTC TGATCACGAGGGTGGTAACGTTTCTGCCCACACCGGCAAACTCGTTGGATCTGCCCTGTCTGATCCTTTCTTGGCATATGGTGCTGCCTTGAACGGTCTTGCCGGCCCTCTTCACGG CCTTGCCAACCAGGAAGTGCTCATCTGGCTTATGCGCATGCGCTCCAAGGTCGGCGAGGACGCCAGCGACGAGCAGATCAAGGAATACATCTGGAGTACCCTGAAGGGCGGTCAGGTCGTTCCTGGATACGGCCACGCCGTCCTGCGAAAGACT GACCCCCGATACACTGCTCAGCGCGAGTTTGCCCAGAAACATCTCCCTAACGACCCGCTCTTCAAGCTCGTCGGACAGGTGTATGATATTGCTCCGGGTATTCTCCTCGAGGCTGGAAAGGCCAAGAACCCCTGGCCTAATGTTGATGCCCACTCTGGTGTTCTTTTGACTCACTATGG CTTGAAGGAGATGAACTTCTACACCGTCTTGTTCGGTGTCTCCCGTGCATTTGGTGTTGCTGCCCAACTGATTTGGGACCGTGCGCTTGGTGCTCCTCTCGAGCGCCCCAAGTCTTATTCGAGCGAAGCGATCAAGAAGATGTTCGCCAACCGTTCGTAA
- a CDS encoding actin-related protein 2/3 complex subunit 2, which produces MILLESHNVVLQNTLNEKFNKPSGIDVSFVDYDGVRFHVSTPEKKTELLVSISMRCWEELVQYGANDVLQREYGSFITEPEQGYNFSLRFDLENVPAAGEERDNLIKSVALLKRNALAAPFEAAFATQKELEAAGMPTDGSAPPTGDLKSIHYRDREAIYVRAGIDRVTVVFSTEFQDETDKVVGRVFLQEFVDARRQPSIQTAPQVLYSNREPPLEIRGVQGLNVSDDVGYVTFVIFPRHFSNPVVAANTISHIQLFRDYLHYHIKCSKAYMHSRMRHRVTEFLKVLNRAKTESVGEKERKTVTGRTFSSR; this is translated from the exons ATGATCCTCCTTGAA TCTCATAATGTTGTCCTTCAAAACACCCTTAATGAGAAATTCAACAA GCCATCGGGTATAGATGTTAGTTTCGTAGATTACGATGGGGTCCGTTTCCACGTCTCTACTCCCGAAAAGAAGACCGAGCTTTTGGTATCTATAAGCATGCGATGCTGGGAAGAGCTCGTCCAGTATGGCGCGAATGACGTGTTGCAGCGCGAATATGGTTCATTTATTACCGAACCTGAGCAGGGATACAACTTTTCGCTAAGGTTTGACTTGGAGAATGTTCCTGCTGCTGGAG AGGAGAGGGACAATCTCATCAAATCCGTCGCGTTGTTGAAACGAAACGCGCTGGCCGCTCCGTTTGAGGCTGCGTTTGCGACTCAGAAGGAGCTCGAGGCGGCTGGGATGCCGACTGATGGATCAGCCCCGCCTACCGGAGACTTGAAGTCAATCCATTACCGCGATCGCGAGGCGATTTATGTACGCGCCGGGATCGACCGAGTAACTGTCGTGTTTTCGACAGAGTTCCAGGATGAGACGGATAAAGTTGTTGGAAGAGTGTTCTTGCAG GAATTTGTTGATGCACGGAGACAACCGTCTATTCAAACTGCCCCGCAAGTACTATACAGTAACCGGGAGCCTCCGTTAGAAATTCGAGGTGTACAAGGTCTAAATGTTAGCGACGATGTCGGTTATGTGACATTCG TCATCTTCCCACGACACTTCTCGAATCCTGTGGTTGCAGCCAACACGATTTCTCACATCCAATTGTTCCGAGACTACCTACACTACCACATCAAATGCTCAAAGGCTTATATGCACAGCCGCATGCGACACCGTGTGACCGAATTCTTGAAGGTTTTGAATCGGGCAAAGACCGAGAGCGTGGGTGAGAAGGAGCGCAAGACTGTGAC GGGTCGTACGTTTTCATCTCGATAA
- a CDS encoding cytochrome P450 family protein, with protein MLTQQTHLTNTQCGLAAGALLLAYYLIPYLLDPHDYRRRFSGPFAASLSNWWLSRTARSGRNYEIIHELHERYGEFVQLDESLSGLGLITSVLPIQMLWRQAVYGHSNGLLKSDFYDAFKADPNGDVFNVRDKAVHTMKRKRIANIFSPQNVQAFEPRVRSHIERFCAELDLRCEEALKFISGFNWDAKEGRAVLNICPQFSYISFDVISDLSLGVPFGLIEAQKDSIPAALSLVSTKNVENLPVISMIAQGTTGAIALAPHPPLLQKILLFSAPWHIPDFIARRDFVEVIKAAVNTRISKVENGTVDSENRGVDLDEIDAEALVTIGAGSDTTSNSLGALCYYIASNPQVKKTLQEELDSVHASAEKHESESAYGIASYEQVKNLPYLNACIKEALRLHSTVGGGLPRVVPPGKTMTVAGETFNEGSIISVPSYSTNRSDVWGADPEVYRPERWLEDGSEALNKYHVPFSTGPRACVGRNLANMNMILISAAFFHRYDVQLATPTTKFEVKEGFIREAVRCDVAIKRRA; from the exons ATGCTTACACAACAGACTCACCTCACAAACACTCAATGCGGTCTTGCTGCCGGAGCCCTCCTT CTCGCATATTACCTTATTCCCTATTTACTCGACCCGCACGACTATCGTCGCAGGTTTTCCGGACCCTTTGCTGCATCACTCAGCAACTGGTGGCTCTCGCGTACCGCCCGTTCCGGACGAAACTATGAGATTATCCACGAGCTTCATGAGAGATACGGTGAGTTTGTTCAGCTTGAT GAAAGTTTGTCAGGATTGGGCCTAATCACATCAGTATTGCCGATCCAAATGCTCTGGAGGCAA GCTGTATACGGGCACTCGAATGGACTATTGAAGTCCGATTTCTATGACGCCTTCAAAGCCGATCCAAACGGTGATGTATTTAATGTTCGGGACAAGGCTGTTCACACAA TGAAGCGCAAACGTATCGCCAACATCTTCAGTCCACAAAATGTCCAGGCTTTTGAGCCACGTGTACGGAGCCACATCGAAAGGTTCTGTGCTGAGCTGGACTTGCGGTGCGAAGAGGCTCTGAAATTCATTTCGGGTTTCAACTGGGATGCAAAAGAGGGCAGAGCAGTTCTCAATATATGTCCCC AGTTCTCTTACATTTCATTCGACGTCATCAGTGACCTGTCCTTGGGGGTGCCATTTGGGCTAATTGAAGCGCAGAAGGACTCGATCCCTGCCGCCTTGTCTCTCGTTTCCACCAAGAACGTCGAAAACTTGCCTGTTATCAGCATGATCGCTCAAGGTACCACGGGTGCCATAGCTCTTGCACCTCACCCTCCGCTACTTCAGAAGATACTCCTTTTCAGTGCACCCTGGCATATTCCAGACTTTATTGCTCGCCGCGACTTTGTGGAAGTCATCAAGGCGGCCGTCAACACCCGGATCAGCAAAGTGGAGAACGGAACGGTCGATAGCGAGAACAGAGGCGTCGACCT AGACGAGATTGACGCTGAGGCTTTGGTGACCATCGGCGCTGGCAGCGACACTACGAGCAA TTCCCTCGGTGCTCTCTGTTATTACATTGCTTCGAACCCTCAGGTCAAGAAGACACTTCAAGAGGAGCTCGACTCGGTCCATGCTTCTGCTGAAAAGCACGAGTCCGAGTCTGCCTATGGAATTGCCAGTTATGAGCAGGTCAAGAACCTTCCTTACCTCAATGCTTGCATAAAAGAAGCCCTGCGTCTGCACTCTACTGTCGGAGGAGGCCTCCCGCGAGTCGTTCCTCCCGGGAAGACAATGACAGTAGCGGGCGAGACGTTCAACGAGGGAAGCATCATCAGTGTTCCTTCGTACTCCACCAACCGGTCAGACGTGTGGGGTGCGGACCCTGAAGTGTATCGCCCAGAGCGCTGGCTGGAAGATGGATCGGAGGCACTGAACAAGTACCACGTTCCCTTCTCGACTGGCCCACG TGCTTGCGTTGGTCGCAATCTTGCTAACATGAACATGATATTGATCTCCGCGGCATTCTTCCACCGATACGATGTTCAGTTGGCTACCCCTACCACCAAG TTTGAAGTCAAGGAGGGATTTATTCGGGAGGCAGTTCGATGCGATGTGGCGATCAAACGCCGTGCTTGA
- a CDS encoding major facilitator superfamily transporter: protein MDPPATGLSTKDQDCLPSVLAPVLHRIDMASGTDHAPLSHVAVVSEADPLLRQSPIIQEFVDETVFTSPASTLTLLSDTVYDEQTPLLAKSRRERSRPWYRQAAPRLLVPFALASALCRGMTLAPRVEVFTQIACDELRIEPDRAYELASSSHHAFPIGLDIPISLGTLPRTLDPVHLTSVLHLTGNHSHATAIPSSPLFSDACRLDPDVQQGAAKLQTLIMTLSGILSALTSGFWGQFGDKHGRTGVIALTIFAMLATDCVFLLAASQSANPTYSFLTASRLLVLAPLFEGSLGGFPTMQAAFNAYISDATTPGTSRAKIFARFFGIIFVGVAVGPTLSNLLPFDPFRSSITLGVLNLVLVLFFLPESLTKEQRIALAANRASLASEARKPENGGPIRRITGYVTGAVRGTFEPMAILLPRKRKSQGQAVSGNDWNLTYLAIALSLYLLTIAIYSVKFLYAQHAYAWGGTELSYYISYMGVLRALNLIVILPCLQAQVTQALASTNIHDGPCIYLADRITTRLGHSPKHTHHTDPNKLPTSHADHVTLSASLTGYPDTHTHARDISHQLRTHQALGAPVERTHFDLLVARISMVMDFWSYFLLCSSNSPTSFVLVTTLSAFGGGTSPAMQSLALGILGGDEKDVGRLFGALSMLSSISSTIFSPIIFGCIYTWTVAFFPKAIFIVATAVMTIALVF from the exons ATGGATCCACCTGCGACCGGCTTATCAACCAAGGACCAGGATTGCTTGCCGTCTGTTCTCGCTCCTGTCCTCCACCGCATAGACATGGCCTCTGGCACGGACCATGCCCCTCTCTCCCATGTCGCTGTCGTGAGCGAGGCCGACCCATTGCTGCGTCAGTCTCCGATTATCCAAGAGTTTGTCGACGAAACTGTGTTTACCAGTCCGGCTTCGACACTCACTCTGCTGTCCGACACTGTCTATGACGAACAGACACCGCTGTTGGCAAAGTCACGACGAGAGAGGAGCAGGCCATGGTACAGACAGGCTGCTCCCAGGCT ATTGGTTCCATTTGCACTCGCAAGCGCCTTGTGT CGCGGCATGACGCTCGCCCCCCGAGTGGAAGTCTTCACCCAGATCGCATGTGACGAGCTGCGCATAGAGCCCGACCGCGCGTACGAACTTGCTTCCTCATCCCATCATGCCTTCCCAATCGGCCTCGATATCCCAATCTCGCTTGGGACCCTGCCCAGAACACTGGATCCAGTCCACTTGACCTCGGTCCTCCACCTCACGGGCAATCACAGCCATGCAACTGCTATTCCCTCTTCTCCTCTATTCTCTGATGCTTGTCGTCTCGATCCAGATGTCCAGCAGGGGGCAGCCAAACTCCAGACCC TCATAATGACATTGTCCGGCATCTTGAGCGCATTGACGTCAGGTTTCTGGGGCCAGTTTGGCGATAAACACGGCCGCACGGGCGTCATTGCCCTCACCATCTTTGCCATGCTTGCGAC TGACTGTGTATTCCTTCTTGCCGCTTCTCAATCCGCCAATCCAACTTATTCGTTCCTTACTGCTTCTCGCCTCCTCGTTCTTGCGCCGCTCTTTGAAGGCTCTCTCGGCGGCTTTCCGACGATGCAAGCCGCATTTAACGCATACATATCCGACGCTACCACTCCCGGAACATCCCGCGCAAAGATCTTTGCCCGCTTCTTTGGCATCATCTTTGTCGGCGTCGCCGTGGGTCCAACACTCAGCAACCTCCTGCCCTTTGACCCCTTCCGCTCATCCATCACACTCGGCGTACTGAACCTCGTTCTCGTTCTGTTCTTCCTCCCCGAAAGTCTCACAAAGGAACAGCGCATCGCACTAGCTGCCAACCGGGCATCACTCGCTAGCGAAGCTCGGAAGCCCGAGAATGGAGGTCCGATAAGGAGGATCACAGGCTACGTCACAGGGGCCGTTCGAGGCACGTTCGAGCCCATGGCCATATTGTTGCCTAGGAAGCGTAAGAGTCAAGGCCAGGCTGTTTCGGGCAACGACTGGAATCTGACGTACCTTGCCATCGCCCTGTCGCTCTATCTGCTGACCATT GCGATCTATTCGGTCAAGTTCTTGTATGCGCAGCATGCCTATGCATGGGGTGGTACAGAG CTCTCGTATTATATCTCTTACATGGGTGTCCTCCGGGCATTGAACCTGATAGTCATCCTGCCTT GTCTACAAGCCCAAGTCACCCAAGCACTCGCATCCACCAACATCCACGAtggaccatgtatatacctcGCCGACCGTATCACCACACGGCTCGGCCACAGTCCTAAACACACCCATCACACCGACCCGAACAAACTCCCTACCAGTCATGCCGACCACGTCACTCTCTCCGCCTCCCTCACCGGGTACCCAGACACCCACACCCATGCGCGGGATATCAGCCATCAACTCAGAACTCATCAAGCGCTCGGTGCACCAGTCGAAAGAACACATTTCGACCTGCTCGTCGCTCGCATCAGCATGGTCATGGACTTTTGGTCCTATTTCCTCCTCTGCTCTTCAAACTCCCCGACCAGCTTCGTCTTGGTCACGACCTTGTCCGCGTTTGGTGGCGGGACGAGCCCGGCGATGCAGAGTCTTGCGTTGGGGATACTTGGTGGGGACGAAAAGGACGTAGGCCGTTTGTTTGGTGCGCTTTCGATGCTCAGTTCGATCTCGAGTACGATTTTTTCG CCTATTATTTTCGGATGCATTTATACCTGGACCGTGGCGTTCTTCCCCAAAGCGATCTTCATCGTCGCAACCGCGGTCATGACCATCGCACTAGTCTTTTGA
- a CDS encoding store-operated calcium entry-associated regulatory factor, which yields MAHPERVPLSSIKTLVLYADEYTTSRRTSPLPQLECTGSACRDFQPSSVYCTKTTDSDWKCEADLPSSLRFGKLHVSCEGWDRPGDPHVLKGSCGLTYSLVRTPLGNYHAPNAGTDYTSTVPIRSELGQWHAWRWSTKWGGGWPWPWGGGGRGGGGRGGGPGSSNDAPPPYTKSRYRGARRRDVPLPNSAPRHYLSASGNAWDWDRASMFSSGTSTGPYRPETSAFQRRQEYDGHGFGAAGAGSSTGPGTRLGEMRRATGYAGTSVR from the exons ATGGCACACCCCGAGCGTGTTCCGCTCTCCTCTATCAAGACCCTTGTTCTTTATGCCGACGAATACACCACATCACGAAGAACATCTCCCCTTCCGCAGCTCGAATGCACTGGCTCTGCATGTCGTGATTTCCAGCCTTCGTCCGTATACTGCACCAAGACAACCGATTCAGACTGGAAG TGCGAGGCAGATCTACCTTCTTCCCTCCGTTTCGGCAAACTTCACGTCTCGTGTGAGGGCTGGGATCGCCCAGGTGATCCTCATGTCCTTAAAG GATCCTGTGGTCTAACCTATTCCCTCGTGCGCACCCCCTTGGGAAATTACCATGCTCCAAACGCGGGCACGGATTATACCAGTACTGTACCT ATCAGGTCGGAGCTGGGGCAGTGGCACGCCTGGAGGTGGTCCACGAAATGGGGTGGGGGCTGGCCATGGCCatggggaggagggggaagaggagggggaggacGTGGCGGCGGCCCTGGCTCATCAAACGACGCTCCACCTCCATACACCAA GTCTCGGTACAGGGGGGCTCGCCGCCGGGATGTACCATTACCTAACTCGGCCCCGAGACACTACTTATCGGCCAGCGGCAACGCATGGGACTGGGACCGCGCCAGCATGTTCTCGTCCGGGACATCCACAGGTCCTTATCGTCCGGAAACTTCCGCGTTTCAAAGGCGCCAGGAGTACGATGGCCATGGGTTTGGCGCCGCGGGGGCCGGGAGCTCGACAGGGCCTGGCACGAGATTGGGAGAGATGAGACGCGCGACTGGGTATGCTGGTACGTCTGTGCGGTGA
- a CDS encoding exosome complex component RRP41, translating into MLNLSALSFLLGITTVTWCITRSLEEHQLCPPKAWANMPWPRLCLIFVLLSSWIYLVLTGVLLFGAPPRHSDTRCTLGTLACILLYGIIKGFIYLCLVERVHAVWSNGRRRWHSPAYRFCIVLLIPLGGIAGFMVAQGIHYLRDGYCILGIKHTAEIIFLSYDIALNIFLTFLFVAPLVRSTIRSARLKVIATKAMVATTVGLITTIINGFTLFSLGGEEVVWVCLGACAIDVVINAVAMYWAMKSPPKPSESIHLSPLSLSGSVRAPPRKDFAGDFAGTQDKSTVSSIKPSYGRLQILSRGTITTSSTSIPVIEVPQPTMPNPRHVDLYGEIPSGSRLSLSLSAEQKSDSIKGMDISLKEMGLSRVEIINDGGYRADGRKARELRSITIELSPHPTADGSATVSHGLTTVNVCVFGPREAKNRSQTMHDKALINVEISEAAFSSSERRKRGRNDKRTLEFAASIRATFEPVVQVSIYPRSEIDIFVQVLQQDGGVLQTAINAATLALIDAGIALTDYVCACTAACIDTTGLLDLTNTKILPRSKRVTLVTMETRLHVERFDQIFKLALLAGDILHERMRAAIRERTGKLVQSMTVGGIAPAVENKEEASGDVEMYNPS; encoded by the exons ATGCTCAACCTCTCGGCACTCTCTTTCTTGCTTGGAATCACTACTGTTACGTGGTGTATTACCCGCTCCCTAGAAGAACACCAACTATGCCCCCCCAAAGCTTGGGCCAATATGCCATGGCCACGTTTATGCCTTATTTTTGTCTTATTGAGCTCTTGGATTTACTTGGTATTGA CTGGTGTACTACTATTTGGAGCGCCACCAAGGCACAGTGATACGAGATGCACCCTCGGAACGCTGGCGTGCATCTTGCTATACGGGATTATCAAAGGGTTTATTTATCTCTGCTTGGTTGAGCGG GTTCATGCTGTTTGGAGCAATGGACGACGGAGGTGGCATTCCCCTGCATATCGCTTTTGCATTGTCTTGTTGATCCCA CTTGGTGGGATCGCTGGATTTATGGTAGCTCAAGGGATTCACTATTTGCGCGACGGATACTGCATATTAGGTATCAAACATACTGC AGAAATTATATTCTTGTCTTATGATATCGCTTTAAAC ATCTTCTTGACATTCTTATTTGTCGCTCCGCTCGTTCGATCTACTATTCGGAGCGCTCGACTCAAGGTAATAGCAACCAAAGCAATGGT CGCAACAACCGTAGGCCTGATAACTACAATTATCAACGGATTTACTCTTTTTTCACTGGGCGGGGAAGAAGTCGTTTGGGTGTGCCTGGGAGCTTGTGCGATTGAC GTTGTTATCAATGCCGTTGCTATGTACTGGGCCATGAAAAGCCCGCCCAAGCCCAGCGAATCCATCCACTTGTCGCCCCTTTCTCTAAGTGGGAGTGTCCGGGCTCCACCACGCAAAGACTTTGCCGGGGACTTTGCTGGGACTCAAGACAAATCTACAGTCTCGTCCATAAAGCCGAGCTACGGGAGATTACAAATATTATCTCGTGGAACAATTACTACATCCTCTACATCCATACCTGTGATTGAGGTGCCGCAGCCAACGATGCCAAACCCACGCCATGTCGACCTCTACGGTGAAATCCCATCGGGAAGTCGACTTTCCTTGTCGCTGTCTGCAGAACAGAAAAGTGATAGT ATCAAGGGAATGGATATATCTTTAAAGGAAATGGGGTTG TCTCGGGTAGAAATCATCAATGATGGTGGGTATCGAGCCGATGGACGCAAAGCTAGGGAGCTACGTTCGATTACCATTGAGCTGTCACCACACCCCACAGCTGATGGATCTGCCACCGTTTCACATGGGTTGACGACAGTAAACGTTTGCGTCTTTGGTCCGCGCGAAGCAAAGAATCGATCTCAGACTATGCATGACAAGGCCCTTATCAATGTTGAGATTTCCGAGGCGGCGTTCAGTAGTAGTGAAAGACGAAAGAGGGGTAGAAATGACAA GCGGACCCTCGAATTTGCTGCTTCTATTCGCGCAACATTCGAGCCCGTCGTCCAGGTTTCCATCTACCCTCGCTCAGAAATTGACATTTTTgtgcaagtgctccagcaaGACGGAGGGGTACTCCAAACGGCCATCAACGCAGCGACTTTAGCCCTGATCGACGCTGGGATCGCTCTCACGGATTACGTGTGCGCATGCACAGCCGCGTGCATCGATACCACCGGCCTACTCGACCTGACCAATACGAAGA TCTTGCCTCGCTCGAAACGGGTCACGCTGGTCACGATGGAAACTCGCTTGCACGTCGAGCGATTCGACCAGATCTTCAAATTGGCATTGTTGGCAGGGGACATTTTACACGAACGGATGAGGGCGGCTATCCGTGAGCGCACTGGAAAATTGGTTCAGAGTATGACTGTGGGCGGGATTGCGCCTGCAGTggagaacaaggaagaggcTTCAGGTGATGTCGAGATGTATAATCCCTCGTGA